In Haloplanus rubicundus, one DNA window encodes the following:
- a CDS encoding PAS domain-containing protein — protein MSNEVNRDEPSGHGNGTPAAVDEPRVLLFMQSGRNRELLAEALGDRYRIETTTDPAALGTPFDCCVLDHTEFGHVTDAIERTRERTTVFLPFVLLVPPVAADALDGKPWEYVDDVIELPVGKAELRTRVGNLIERRRTAVELEERSRELEETVADLRLKERAMDEAPVGITITDPDQADNPMVYVNDRFESLTGYERSESLGRNCRFLQGEDTDPETRRALRERIDAERPVAVDIVNYRKNGERMWQKLDIAPVRDDEGRVTNFVGFQTEITDRKIRERRLEVLNRVLSHNLKNKMNVIEGHVALLREEFDEDDAPASLGTITDSALDLMGLAESVQETERIISNVGTSDRPVDLTDHVVGLIDMFEDRYPEATITASLPDDSCTVGTTGTLAAIEEAIENGLKHNESGSPSVDVRIEKREGWIDIEIEDDGPGIPDQEIQVLERGETPLNHADRLGLWLMYWVVTKAGGRFDVAEADGGGSIVHLSVPHG, from the coding sequence ATGTCAAACGAAGTGAATCGTGACGAGCCGTCCGGGCACGGCAACGGGACACCCGCCGCCGTCGACGAGCCACGTGTCCTGCTTTTCATGCAGTCCGGACGGAACCGCGAACTGCTGGCCGAGGCGCTCGGCGACCGGTACCGGATCGAGACGACGACCGATCCGGCCGCGCTGGGGACGCCGTTCGACTGCTGTGTGCTCGATCACACCGAGTTCGGCCACGTCACGGACGCCATCGAGCGGACCCGCGAGCGGACGACCGTCTTCCTCCCGTTCGTGTTGTTGGTCCCCCCTGTAGCCGCCGACGCGCTGGACGGCAAACCCTGGGAGTACGTCGACGACGTGATCGAACTGCCGGTCGGGAAAGCCGAGCTGCGGACCCGCGTCGGGAACCTGATCGAGCGCCGCCGAACGGCCGTCGAACTGGAGGAGCGGTCGCGGGAACTCGAAGAGACGGTCGCGGACCTTCGGCTGAAAGAGCGGGCGATGGACGAGGCGCCCGTCGGCATCACGATCACCGACCCGGACCAGGCGGACAACCCGATGGTGTACGTCAACGACCGGTTCGAGTCGTTGACCGGCTACGAGCGCTCGGAGTCGCTCGGCCGGAACTGCCGGTTCCTGCAGGGCGAGGACACCGACCCCGAGACGCGGCGGGCCCTGCGGGAGCGGATCGACGCCGAACGACCGGTGGCCGTCGACATCGTGAACTACCGCAAGAACGGCGAGCGGATGTGGCAGAAACTCGATATCGCGCCCGTCCGCGACGACGAGGGGCGCGTCACGAACTTCGTCGGGTTCCAGACGGAGATCACCGACCGGAAGATCAGGGAGCGACGGCTCGAAGTGTTGAACCGCGTCCTCAGCCACAACCTCAAAAACAAGATGAACGTCATCGAGGGCCACGTGGCGCTGCTCCGCGAGGAGTTCGACGAGGACGACGCCCCGGCGTCGCTCGGGACGATCACCGACTCGGCGCTCGATCTGATGGGGCTGGCGGAGTCGGTACAGGAGACCGAACGGATCATCTCGAACGTCGGCACGTCGGATCGCCCCGTCGACCTGACCGACCACGTCGTCGGACTGATCGACATGTTCGAGGACCGGTACCCGGAGGCGACGATCACGGCGTCGCTCCCCGACGACTCCTGTACGGTCGGGACGACCGGGACGCTCGCCGCCATCGAGGAGGCGATCGAAAACGGCCTCAAGCACAACGAGTCGGGGTCGCCGTCGGTCGACGTCCGGATCGAGAAGCGGGAGGGCTGGATCGACATCGAAATCGAGGACGACGGCCCCGGCATTCCGGACCAAGAGATTCAGGTGCTCGAACGGGGTGAGACGCCCCTGAATCACGCGGATCGACTCGGTCTCTGGCTGATGTACTGGGTCGTCACCAAGGCCGGCGGTCGGTTCGACGTCGCCGAGGCGGACGGCGGGGGGAGCATCGTCCACCTCTCCGTCCCCCACGGGTGA
- a CDS encoding bacterio-opsin activator domain-containing protein: MATPGPAPTTTLGDVLGAFRRLDDPATPLTASDVAAEVDCSRRTAFGKLETLADDGVLRTKKVGARGRVWWRPAGDPVGAAGMVTVVVDASGAVVRANDRARRLGIDVDTPAQSAMQGTADGPLERAVRTGEPVTGERIRLPTAGGGHVRLAAAVDPRTDADGDVTRVVVTGVDVTRKAARLQRLERGRDDLRSELDAVLDRVTDAFYALDEEWRFTHVNERAAEILQRTEASLLGERLWTEFPEAAEGAVWERFHEAMETQEAVTFELFYDPLDVWAEVTAYPSETGLSVYFRDVTERKERERALEASEARYRTLAETATDPILTADDEGTIRFANPAVEDVFGYDPDELVGESLATLMPDVSRIRREGFGRFLDSHARWTDPSGVELSGVRTDGQEIDLRVSFSDWTLDGDRRFTGIVRDVTEQRERERELAAQREQLATLNQLNGVVQRITHAVIESSTRDDIEALLCERLAASDAYRFAWIGSIERESTGLRVRATAGVDDDFDAGTITAGADLSGDDPIRRAIRTGTMGTARRLDDRVADADWLRHALRNGARSVAAIPIAYDDTLQGVLVLGSERPTAFDPDERAVVGHLGEIVGHALTAIEHKRALTSESVVELQLRVTDLFDSTVDSVRFDGAVPAGDGTFLTYGTVPEAAPETPASIAEALPHAEGVTVLDTDDGHTRFEIPLSEPPTTSLIASYGGRVESAIAEDGDYEMVVHLPREADVRGLVRSVRTRYPATEVVAQRRTTAPKRPIRRVESVFDQDLTERQQTVLEVAFFAGFFSWPRERTGEEVADSLGISPPTFHQHVRAGERKLMRALFADDARRPWS, from the coding sequence ATGGCTACTCCGGGACCGGCGCCGACGACCACCCTCGGGGACGTGTTGGGTGCGTTCCGGCGGCTGGACGATCCGGCGACGCCGCTCACCGCCAGCGACGTGGCGGCCGAGGTGGACTGTTCGCGCCGCACCGCGTTCGGCAAGTTGGAGACGCTCGCTGACGACGGCGTTTTGCGGACCAAGAAGGTCGGCGCCCGCGGACGGGTGTGGTGGCGGCCGGCGGGTGATCCCGTCGGCGCCGCCGGGATGGTCACCGTCGTCGTCGACGCGTCGGGCGCTGTCGTCCGCGCCAACGACCGGGCGAGGAGACTGGGTATCGACGTGGACACCCCGGCGCAGTCGGCGATGCAGGGGACGGCGGACGGTCCGCTAGAGCGAGCCGTTCGGACGGGGGAGCCGGTGACCGGCGAACGGATCCGACTCCCGACGGCGGGCGGCGGCCACGTCCGTCTCGCCGCTGCCGTCGACCCGCGCACGGACGCGGACGGCGACGTCACCCGCGTCGTCGTCACGGGCGTGGACGTTACCCGGAAGGCCGCACGGCTACAGCGACTGGAGCGCGGGCGCGACGACCTTCGGTCCGAACTCGACGCGGTGTTGGACCGGGTGACCGACGCCTTCTACGCCCTCGACGAGGAGTGGCGGTTCACCCACGTCAACGAGCGGGCGGCGGAGATCCTTCAGCGGACCGAAGCGTCGCTGCTCGGCGAACGTCTCTGGACGGAGTTTCCCGAGGCGGCCGAGGGCGCCGTCTGGGAGCGGTTCCACGAGGCGATGGAGACACAGGAGGCGGTGACGTTCGAACTGTTCTACGATCCGCTCGACGTCTGGGCCGAAGTCACCGCCTACCCCTCCGAAACGGGACTCTCCGTCTACTTCAGGGACGTCACCGAGCGGAAGGAACGCGAGCGGGCGCTCGAAGCGAGCGAGGCGCGGTACCGGACGCTGGCGGAGACGGCGACGGACCCCATCCTCACCGCCGACGACGAGGGCACGATTCGGTTCGCGAATCCGGCCGTCGAGGACGTGTTCGGGTACGACCCGGACGAACTGGTCGGCGAGTCGCTGGCGACGCTGATGCCCGACGTGTCCCGGATCCGTCGGGAGGGATTCGGCCGATTCCTCGACTCCCACGCCCGATGGACCGACCCGTCGGGCGTCGAACTGTCGGGTGTCCGAACTGACGGGCAGGAAATCGACCTCCGCGTCTCGTTCTCGGACTGGACCCTCGACGGCGACCGGCGGTTCACGGGCATCGTTCGGGACGTGACCGAGCAACGGGAACGGGAGCGCGAACTCGCCGCCCAGCGCGAACAGCTTGCCACCCTGAACCAGCTCAACGGCGTCGTCCAGCGGATCACCCACGCCGTGATCGAATCCTCGACCCGGGACGACATCGAGGCGCTGCTCTGTGAGCGGCTCGCGGCGTCCGACGCCTACCGGTTCGCGTGGATAGGGTCCATCGAACGCGAGAGCACCGGCCTGCGGGTCAGGGCGACGGCGGGCGTCGACGACGACTTCGACGCCGGGACGATCACGGCCGGCGCCGACCTGTCGGGTGACGACCCGATACGCCGGGCGATCCGAACCGGCACGATGGGGACGGCACGCCGTCTCGACGACCGGGTCGCCGACGCCGACTGGCTGCGGCACGCGCTCCGGAACGGGGCGCGGTCGGTGGCCGCCATCCCCATCGCGTACGACGACACGCTTCAGGGGGTATTGGTGCTCGGCTCGGAGCGGCCGACGGCGTTCGACCCGGACGAACGCGCCGTCGTCGGCCACCTTGGCGAAATCGTCGGTCACGCCCTGACCGCCATCGAGCACAAGCGAGCGCTGACGAGCGAGAGCGTCGTCGAACTGCAGCTCCGTGTCACCGACCTGTTCGATTCGACCGTGGATTCGGTCCGATTCGACGGGGCCGTCCCCGCGGGCGACGGAACCTTCCTCACGTACGGCACGGTGCCCGAAGCGGCCCCCGAGACGCCGGCGTCGATCGCCGAGGCGCTGCCACACGCCGAGGGGGTCACCGTCCTCGACACCGACGACGGCCACACGCGGTTCGAAATCCCGCTCTCGGAACCGCCGACTACCTCCCTCATCGCCTCGTACGGCGGCCGCGTCGAGTCGGCCATCGCCGAGGACGGCGACTACGAGATGGTCGTCCACCTCCCGCGCGAGGCGGACGTGCGGGGACTCGTCCGGTCCGTTCGGACGCGGTACCCCGCCACCGAAGTCGTCGCCCAGCGGCGGACGACGGCCCCGAAGCGGCCGATCCGGCGCGTCGAGTCCGTCTTCGACCAGGACTTGACCGAACGCCAACAGACCGTCCTCGAAGTGGCCTTCTTCGCGGGCTTTTTCTCGTGGCCACGTGAGCGCACGGGCGAGGAGGTGGCCGACTCCCTCGGCATCTCGCCGCCGACCTTCCACCAGCACGTCCGCGCCGGCGAGCGCAAACTCATGCGCGCGCTCTTCGCCGACGACGCCAGGCGTCCGTGGTCGTGA
- a CDS encoding bacterio-opsin activator domain-containing protein, translating to MSSTSKPTDRTADGLIEVEFEITDPAYFFVGLSERESCRVQLEEMIHLADGTLIEFFSGRECSRTAIRERADATTGIDSARIVHEGQNGVLFRLAVSGRCIVETIEGAGGIPESLAATDGDGRVTAQVPRGTDSTAVVGAVLETHPNTSLVAHRQLDASMPSFSPWGVREVLREQVTDRQWEVLRTAYRHGYFERPRAHTGEEIAEMLGISSATFSQNLRAAMRNVLIVAIEDGAVDSA from the coding sequence ATGTCATCGACATCCAAGCCCACCGACCGTACTGCGGACGGACTCATCGAAGTCGAGTTCGAGATCACCGATCCGGCGTACTTCTTCGTCGGCCTGTCGGAGCGGGAGTCCTGTCGGGTCCAGCTCGAGGAGATGATTCACCTCGCGGACGGGACGCTGATCGAATTTTTCTCCGGGCGGGAGTGCTCGCGGACGGCGATTCGGGAGCGTGCGGACGCCACCACCGGTATCGACTCCGCCCGGATCGTCCACGAGGGACAGAACGGCGTCCTGTTTCGGCTGGCCGTCTCGGGACGCTGTATCGTCGAGACCATCGAGGGCGCGGGCGGGATTCCGGAGTCGCTCGCAGCGACCGACGGCGACGGCCGCGTGACCGCACAGGTGCCGCGGGGTACCGACTCCACGGCGGTGGTCGGCGCCGTCCTCGAGACGCACCCGAACACGAGCCTCGTCGCCCACCGGCAACTCGACGCGTCGATGCCGTCGTTCTCCCCCTGGGGCGTCCGAGAGGTGCTCCGGGAACAGGTGACCGACCGGCAGTGGGAAGTGCTCCGGACGGCTTACCGCCACGGCTACTTCGAGCGGCCACGGGCACACACCGGCGAGGAGATCGCCGAGATGCTCGGCATTTCGAGCGCGACCTTCTCGCAGAATCTCCGGGCAGCCATGCGGAACGTCCTGATTGTGGCCATCGAGGACGGGGCGGTCGACAGCGCCTGA